One genomic region from Treponema primitia ZAS-1 encodes:
- a CDS encoding BMC domain-containing protein, which yields MAKEALGMIETRGLTALIEVADAMVKAANVKLAGVEKIGSGYVTVMVKGDVGAVKAAVETGAAAVSGLGELVAAHIIPSPHSDIESILPKLISAEINVKEIG from the coding sequence ATGGCAAAAGAAGCATTGGGAATGATTGAGACAAGAGGGCTTACCGCGCTTATTGAGGTGGCTGATGCCATGGTAAAGGCCGCTAATGTAAAGCTTGCGGGGGTTGAAAAAATCGGATCGGGCTATGTGACCGTTATGGTTAAAGGTGACGTTGGGGCTGTAAAGGCTGCGGTGGAAACCGGCGCTGCCGCAGTAAGCGGATTGGGAGAACTCGTCGCTGCACATATTATCCCGAGCCCGCATAGTGATATTGAATCAATATTGCCGAAACTTATATCGGCTGAGATAAATGTAAAAGAAATCGGATAA
- a CDS encoding sugar ABC transporter substrate-binding protein: MSGKRTLLVIVSVIMAAMTLIGCSKDKSNNKQKNEGKIKIGIPLYNMGHRYWVDWIDEIKKLGIEKGFEIISTDSKGDAAKQISLMEDMISQGCDVIIICPLDPGGVNVAIKEAEDAGVRVILSDLEVVDRDGNRVASGLVGLETFETGKVQGRWAANYAKNNFNGKANVAVLSYPAEQPCLEAEYGFIEGLKEGLGEANVKTIVQNGQAATEQGMTVTENILSSNNDINMLWGANDECAIGGLAAMESRGMTEKDALVCGFYTISDVMELIKSDNSMFKVSMFLPPRAMADKAVEMALKAAKGEKFDYEVKVSFDLCDKTTVDSMME, encoded by the coding sequence ATGAGCGGGAAAAGAACATTATTGGTTATCGTTTCTGTTATAATGGCTGCCATGACGCTTATTGGCTGTTCAAAGGATAAGAGTAACAACAAACAAAAGAATGAGGGTAAAATAAAAATAGGAATTCCCCTTTACAACATGGGCCACAGATATTGGGTGGACTGGATTGATGAGATAAAAAAATTGGGAATAGAGAAGGGGTTTGAAATAATATCAACAGATTCTAAGGGTGATGCGGCAAAGCAGATCAGTCTGATGGAGGATATGATTTCCCAGGGCTGTGATGTCATTATCATTTGTCCGCTCGATCCGGGTGGGGTTAATGTTGCAATCAAAGAAGCGGAAGATGCCGGTGTACGTGTTATTTTAAGTGATCTTGAAGTTGTTGATAGGGATGGAAATCGTGTTGCTTCCGGGCTTGTAGGCCTTGAGACGTTTGAAACGGGTAAAGTCCAGGGCAGATGGGCTGCGAATTATGCGAAGAATAATTTTAATGGGAAAGCAAATGTCGCAGTGCTTTCCTATCCGGCTGAGCAGCCTTGTCTTGAAGCAGAATATGGATTTATTGAGGGATTGAAAGAAGGGCTTGGTGAAGCGAATGTAAAGACTATAGTACAGAACGGGCAGGCCGCAACCGAACAGGGAATGACGGTTACTGAAAATATTCTTTCATCAAATAACGACATAAATATGCTCTGGGGAGCCAATGATGAATGCGCAATTGGCGGTCTTGCGGCGATGGAGTCCAGGGGAATGACCGAAAAGGATGCGCTGGTTTGTGGGTTTTATACGATATCGGACGTTATGGAACTGATCAAGTCGGATAACTCCATGTTCAAGGTATCCATGTTCCTTCCTCCCCGTGCAATGGCCGATAAGGCTGTTGAAATGGCTCTTAAGGCAGCAAAGGGTGAGAAATTTGATTATGAGGTCAAGGTATCATTCGATCTGTGCGATAAAACAACCGTTGATAGCATGATGGAATAA
- a CDS encoding EutN/CcmL family microcompartment protein, with product MQLGKIVQHVVSTKKNEKLTGCKLLIVQMIKDGKLTDQYTVAIDSVGAGVGEVVIVATGSAARIGTDREAAPIDAAIVGIIDEPDSVLVNKA from the coding sequence ATGCAGCTCGGAAAGATTGTTCAACATGTTGTTTCCACAAAGAAAAATGAAAAGCTGACGGGATGTAAACTTCTGATCGTGCAAATGATTAAAGATGGTAAATTGACTGATCAATATACAGTTGCAATTGATAGCGTCGGTGCAGGTGTAGGCGAAGTGGTCATTGTTGCAACAGGAAGCGCTGCCCGTATCGGTACGGATCGTGAAGCAGCGCCGATTGATGCCGCCATCGTTGGGATTATTGACGAACCGGATAGCGTCCTTGTAAACAAAGCATGA
- a CDS encoding helix-turn-helix transcriptional regulator: MKLFKKISTQIQFLEMLNNEHVWGILAGLSFIYELCNLIAGDSVIGFLTVPIFYAFAQRSGFFKTRGRAKRFAMVLLFLAALASQYRFGISFLCKSFISIIATVILCVVGFLLFLPELQKNLGAEHTPVIRLSPKKFTRRDVDMLNKVLEGEKYTAIAAEYGLAESTLKNRLRILFNKIGVSDRISFLSGYARYILALEEEELPEQQAIKLF, translated from the coding sequence ATGAAACTATTTAAAAAAATATCTACGCAAATTCAGTTTCTTGAAATGCTCAACAATGAACATGTGTGGGGAATTCTTGCAGGGCTAAGTTTCATTTATGAACTCTGTAATTTAATTGCGGGGGATAGTGTCATCGGCTTTTTGACCGTCCCCATCTTTTATGCATTTGCCCAGAGGAGCGGATTCTTCAAAACCCGGGGAAGGGCAAAACGGTTCGCCATGGTTCTTCTTTTTCTTGCAGCCCTGGCCTCCCAATACCGGTTTGGTATCAGCTTTTTATGTAAGAGTTTTATCAGCATCATAGCAACTGTAATCCTCTGCGTCGTCGGATTTCTCCTTTTTTTACCGGAACTGCAAAAAAATTTAGGTGCAGAACATACTCCGGTAATCCGCCTTTCCCCGAAAAAATTTACCCGGCGGGATGTGGATATGCTTAACAAAGTTTTGGAGGGAGAAAAATACACTGCCATTGCAGCAGAATATGGACTTGCAGAGAGTACCCTAAAGAACAGGCTGCGTATCCTTTTTAATAAGATCGGTGTTTCCGACAGGATCAGTTTCTTGTCCGGCTATGCCCGGTATATACTGGCGCTTGAGGAGGAGGAACTCCCGGAACAACAGGCTATTAAACTTTTTTAA
- a CDS encoding beta-ketoacyl-ACP synthase produces MMPKRVVVTGGGIVSVLGSEWKEILEGLRAGKNFVRVMDDWEKYKPMNTRLAAPVDFTAPDLPRKKIRGMGRVCLLALVATDRALKIAGLAEKSETVAEKANLPPGRCGVAYGSSMGSIDSLLDFYSMLILNTTAKMGATTYVRAMPQTCAANIEVYYGLTGRLITTNTACTSGSMAIGQAYELIQQGKQDIMIAGGAEELSAADAAVFDTLFAASTKNDTPDCTPSAYDKNRDGLVVGEGAGTLILEEYEHAMNRGAAIYAELVGFGSNSDGTHITQPNRVTMGAAMSLALADAGIKSDSIGYVNTHGTATSAGDIAETWATYDVFERPIPVSTLKNYTGHTLGACGAIEAWVSINMMNHGWFCPNINLRDPDPQCAPLDYLMEGGREINTGYIMSNNFAFGGINTSLIFKKV; encoded by the coding sequence ATGATGCCGAAACGAGTTGTAGTTACCGGCGGCGGGATAGTGAGCGTCCTTGGATCCGAATGGAAGGAAATACTGGAAGGCTTGCGGGCCGGAAAAAACTTTGTCCGTGTAATGGATGATTGGGAAAAATATAAGCCCATGAATACCCGTCTCGCGGCGCCCGTGGATTTTACCGCCCCGGATCTTCCGAGGAAGAAAATCCGGGGTATGGGCCGGGTCTGTCTCCTCGCTTTGGTCGCCACGGATCGGGCTTTAAAAATAGCGGGTCTTGCGGAAAAGAGTGAAACGGTGGCGGAGAAAGCTAATCTGCCTCCGGGACGCTGCGGGGTAGCCTATGGTTCTTCCATGGGCAGCATAGATTCTCTGTTGGATTTTTACAGCATGCTCATCTTGAATACCACCGCTAAGATGGGCGCCACCACTTATGTCCGGGCCATGCCTCAGACCTGCGCCGCCAATATCGAGGTATACTACGGGTTAACCGGAAGACTGATTACCACCAATACTGCTTGTACCTCGGGCTCCATGGCTATCGGCCAGGCCTATGAGCTGATTCAGCAGGGCAAGCAGGATATTATGATCGCCGGCGGAGCGGAGGAACTTTCCGCGGCGGATGCTGCGGTCTTTGATACCCTCTTTGCGGCGAGTACCAAAAACGATACCCCGGACTGCACCCCTTCGGCCTATGATAAAAACCGGGACGGTCTGGTTGTGGGGGAAGGCGCCGGGACCCTCATCCTGGAGGAGTACGAACACGCCATGAACCGGGGCGCCGCCATCTATGCGGAACTTGTTGGTTTTGGTTCCAACAGCGACGGGACACATATCACCCAGCCCAACCGGGTTACCATGGGCGCTGCTATGTCCCTGGCTTTGGCCGACGCCGGTATAAAAAGCGATAGTATCGGTTATGTGAACACCCATGGTACCGCCACCAGCGCCGGGGATATAGCCGAAACTTGGGCAACCTATGATGTGTTTGAACGGCCAATCCCCGTGAGTACCCTGAAAAATTATACCGGCCATACCTTAGGAGCCTGCGGCGCCATTGAAGCCTGGGTTTCGATTAACATGATGAACCATGGCTGGTTTTGTCCTAACATCAACCTCCGGGACCCGGACCCCCAATGCGCTCCCCTGGATTACCTTATGGAGGGTGGCCGGGAAATCAATACCGGATATATCATGTCCAATAATTTTGCCTTTGGGGGAATCAACACTTCTTTGATTTTTAAAAAAGTTTAA
- a CDS encoding TIGR04076 family protein, with protein sequence MEINKAELDQLVKSAIGNGHDSFKVEKPVFVDDSSIGTAQSLIGKVTPPPLKKFKITVERVEGTCVARHKVGETFYLEADKTPGGVCIPAFAGLLPYINAMICNANFWWEPTKGKIRLGCPDPDNHVTFSIEVIG encoded by the coding sequence ATGGAAATCAATAAAGCAGAACTTGATCAGTTGGTAAAAAGCGCAATAGGGAATGGTCACGATAGTTTTAAGGTTGAAAAGCCTGTCTTCGTTGATGATTCTTCTATTGGAACAGCTCAATCGCTTATCGGCAAAGTAACGCCGCCGCCGCTCAAGAAGTTCAAAATTACGGTTGAGCGTGTTGAAGGAACCTGTGTTGCCCGCCATAAGGTTGGTGAAACATTCTATTTGGAGGCGGATAAAACACCCGGGGGAGTATGCATTCCGGCTTTCGCTGGGCTGCTGCCCTACATTAATGCAATGATTTGCAATGCGAATTTCTGGTGGGAGCCTACGAAGGGGAAAATTCGTCTTGGGTGTCCGGATCCCGATAACCATGTAACTTTCAGCATTGAGGTTATTGGATAG
- a CDS encoding BMC domain-containing protein: MAGSIGLLEVRGLSASILVLDTMMKTAQVTLIDIKKDMGGGLVTIVVRGAVDAVNASVEAGCAVSKQISELIAYRVFANPHPETVMYLDGSYRKKHVAMGKESYGIIEVYGFVCAVTAVDAALKAADVRLVGMERTKGNTGIELIVALKIAGLPDAVLCAVQAGLAAAGLVGDIISSKMNARPDEGIYRMITYTNLKSD; this comes from the coding sequence ATGGCTGGTTCAATTGGGCTGCTTGAGGTAAGAGGGTTGTCCGCAAGTATATTGGTGCTGGATACCATGATGAAGACGGCGCAGGTAACTCTCATTGATATAAAAAAAGATATGGGCGGCGGACTGGTGACAATTGTGGTCAGAGGCGCCGTGGATGCTGTAAATGCCTCTGTGGAAGCAGGGTGTGCCGTATCAAAGCAGATCAGCGAATTGATAGCGTATAGGGTATTTGCCAATCCGCATCCTGAAACGGTGATGTATCTTGATGGATCCTACCGAAAGAAGCATGTTGCAATGGGGAAAGAGTCATATGGGATCATTGAAGTTTATGGTTTTGTATGTGCTGTTACCGCCGTGGATGCGGCCTTGAAAGCAGCTGATGTCCGTCTTGTGGGTATGGAGCGTACAAAGGGGAATACGGGCATTGAACTAATCGTTGCACTGAAGATTGCCGGATTGCCGGATGCAGTTTTGTGTGCGGTTCAGGCCGGGCTCGCAGCAGCAGGTTTGGTTGGTGATATTATCTCCAGCAAAATGAATGCCCGGCCGGATGAAGGGATTTATCGTATGATTACATATACAAATTTAAAGAGTGATTGA
- a CDS encoding BMC domain-containing protein, with product MKETAVAIGIAEFRTIASGVAGMDCAVKNNDIILLRAEMICPGGYLILFVGRYAAVYSAVDLLRRNYLLSMTGSVVIGNLSEGVLEILSPGKSAEAVGIIETADTVSAIYAADEAVKTSDVWIEDLRLANGIGGKGIVFIAGGIAEVDAALQKATALCKERQSLIDSAVITNPHDLTCEKLFNKNTRRIKNV from the coding sequence ATGAAAGAAACAGCAGTTGCAATCGGTATTGCGGAATTCAGAACAATTGCCAGCGGTGTTGCAGGTATGGATTGCGCAGTAAAAAATAACGATATCATCCTTCTGCGTGCAGAAATGATATGTCCTGGCGGTTATCTAATCCTTTTTGTCGGTCGGTATGCGGCTGTTTACAGTGCGGTAGACTTGCTCAGGAGAAATTATTTGCTTAGTATGACCGGTTCGGTTGTAATAGGAAATCTGAGTGAGGGTGTCTTGGAAATTTTGTCACCAGGTAAAAGTGCGGAAGCTGTGGGGATCATTGAGACTGCAGATACGGTGAGCGCTATTTATGCGGCTGACGAAGCAGTCAAGACATCTGATGTATGGATTGAAGATCTACGGCTTGCTAACGGAATAGGTGGTAAGGGAATTGTGTTTATTGCCGGGGGTATTGCAGAGGTAGATGCCGCTTTGCAAAAAGCGACAGCATTGTGTAAAGAGAGGCAAAGTCTGATCGACAGCGCGGTTATAACGAACCCGCATGATTTGACTTGTGAGAAGCTGTTCAACAAAAATACACGGAGGATTAAAAATGTGTAA
- the fabG gene encoding 3-oxoacyl-ACP reductase FabG, translated as MVSEKQVLVTGASRGIGRAIALAAAEAGYRVIAHYNRGEDEARSLREEILSRGGDAEILGFDIANREDCREKLEALTESRGALWGIVCNAGIHADNAFPALSDENWDSVIHTNLDGFYNVLHPLVMPLCRKKRGRIITIASVSGIIGNRGQVNYSASKAGIIGATKALAAELASRSITVNCIAPGIIDTAMIQDAPLDMILPTIPMGRVGQPGEVAALAVFLLSEAASYITRQVISVNGGLI; from the coding sequence ATGGTGAGTGAAAAACAGGTCTTGGTTACCGGTGCAAGCAGGGGTATAGGACGGGCTATTGCCCTGGCCGCTGCGGAAGCGGGATATAGGGTGATAGCCCATTATAATAGGGGGGAGGATGAAGCCCGGTCCCTGCGGGAGGAGATCCTTTCCCGGGGCGGGGACGCGGAGATCCTTGGGTTTGATATTGCAAACCGGGAGGATTGCCGGGAAAAGCTCGAGGCCCTCACTGAATCCAGGGGCGCCCTTTGGGGCATCGTTTGTAACGCCGGGATCCACGCGGATAACGCCTTCCCGGCCCTCTCGGATGAAAACTGGGATTCGGTGATCCATACCAACTTGGATGGGTTTTACAATGTGCTGCATCCCCTGGTAATGCCCCTCTGCCGGAAAAAGCGGGGCCGGATCATCACCATCGCCTCGGTTTCGGGCATCATAGGAAACCGGGGACAGGTAAACTACAGTGCCTCCAAGGCGGGGATCATCGGGGCCACCAAAGCCCTGGCTGCAGAACTGGCCAGCCGGTCTATCACCGTAAACTGTATAGCCCCGGGAATTATTGATACTGCGATGATACAGGACGCGCCGCTGGATATGATTCTCCCCACCATTCCCATGGGCCGTGTCGGACAGCCCGGAGAGGTGGCGGCCCTGGCAGTGTTTCTCCTTTCCGAGGCAGCATCGTATATTACCCGGCAAGTTATTTCAGTAAACGGGGGCTTGATATGA
- a CDS encoding BMC domain-containing protein, whose protein sequence is MAKEALGIIETRGLTALIEAADAMLKAANVELVGVDKIGSGYVSVMVRGDVGAVKAATEAGSNAVGKLGELIAVHVIPRPHGDVEKILPIIK, encoded by the coding sequence ATGGCAAAAGAAGCATTGGGAATTATTGAGACAAGAGGGCTTACCGCACTTATTGAAGCGGCGGATGCGATGTTAAAGGCAGCGAATGTAGAACTCGTCGGTGTTGATAAAATCGGATCCGGGTATGTGTCGGTTATGGTTCGCGGTGATGTAGGCGCCGTTAAGGCTGCAACGGAAGCAGGTTCAAATGCTGTTGGAAAGCTTGGGGAATTAATCGCAGTTCATGTCATTCCCAGGCCTCACGGCGATGTTGAAAAGATCCTTCCGATAATTAAATAA
- a CDS encoding BMC domain-containing protein, with the protein MGSSSMALGILEVRGITASVESADAMVKAAAVEVIGTQKIGNALIFIAIRGSVDAVYAAIESGKATAKELGEVYAYTVLANPCEETIAIIDKIS; encoded by the coding sequence ATGGGAAGCAGCAGTATGGCTTTAGGGATACTTGAGGTGCGCGGTATTACCGCATCGGTTGAATCGGCGGATGCCATGGTAAAAGCTGCGGCCGTTGAAGTGATTGGAACACAAAAGATTGGCAATGCTTTAATTTTTATTGCCATAAGAGGGAGTGTGGATGCAGTTTATGCGGCAATAGAAAGTGGTAAAGCGACAGCGAAGGAACTGGGAGAAGTCTATGCGTATACCGTTTTAGCAAATCCCTGTGAAGAGACAATCGCTATAATTGACAAGATATCCTGA
- a CDS encoding sugar ABC transporter ATP-binding protein, with translation MDMGVVLHVKNLSKSFPGVKALDNVSIDVNGGEILALLGENGAGKSTFIKIVSGAFYADSGDIYIENKKVDIRSPVDAVRNGINVVHQELNIVPWLDVTTNFMLGRERAKQFINIIDKEYSLKKTQESLDRLGFKIDITKKMQVLSFAEQQMVEVAKVISTNPKVIILDEPTASLAQKERENLYRVVESIKEQGVGIIYITHIFDEVFRLADRVTVLRDGKYIGTKDRAEIDEKSLIKMVVGREVHSIPRKSTTQNDIVLEVKNLNAKKVHNVSFNLKRGEILGIAGLAGAGRSEIVRALFGADKKDSGEILVEGKKVEINSPYDAYKSGIALVPEERKSEGLMMEMTMEYNNACASLGKTLNFLHMISYKKVKKMAHDAIKKFGINPPDTKRKAKLYSGGNQQKIVVSKCIEADPKILLIDEPTRGVDVGAKEEIHTILDKMVGEGKSIIIVSSELIEILKLSDRVLVIREGRIVSELNREEASQESIMQFAMGGNIHG, from the coding sequence ATGGATATGGGAGTGGTGCTGCACGTAAAGAATTTAAGTAAATCTTTTCCCGGTGTAAAAGCTCTTGATAATGTATCGATTGATGTAAACGGCGGCGAGATTCTTGCATTGCTGGGAGAAAACGGAGCTGGGAAATCCACCTTCATAAAAATCGTTTCGGGAGCGTTTTATGCAGATTCCGGAGATATATACATTGAGAATAAGAAAGTTGATATCAGGAGTCCTGTAGATGCAGTAAGAAATGGTATAAATGTTGTGCATCAGGAACTGAATATTGTACCCTGGCTGGATGTAACGACGAATTTCATGCTTGGACGGGAACGAGCAAAACAATTTATTAATATTATAGATAAAGAGTACTCTTTAAAAAAAACGCAAGAGAGTTTAGATCGTCTCGGATTTAAAATAGATATTACAAAAAAAATGCAGGTACTGTCATTTGCAGAACAGCAAATGGTTGAAGTGGCGAAGGTGATCAGTACAAATCCTAAGGTCATAATACTGGATGAGCCTACCGCCTCGCTTGCACAAAAGGAAAGAGAAAATCTTTATCGTGTCGTTGAATCTATCAAGGAACAGGGAGTCGGAATCATTTACATTACGCACATCTTTGACGAGGTGTTCAGGCTGGCTGATCGGGTTACTGTGTTAAGGGACGGCAAATATATAGGAACTAAGGATCGTGCTGAAATTGACGAGAAAAGTCTTATAAAGATGGTTGTCGGACGTGAGGTCCATAGTATTCCACGGAAATCAACGACTCAAAATGACATTGTTCTGGAAGTGAAGAACCTGAATGCCAAGAAAGTACACAATGTCAGCTTTAATCTGAAACGGGGCGAGATTCTCGGTATTGCAGGACTGGCCGGTGCGGGACGGAGTGAAATTGTCCGCGCATTGTTCGGGGCGGATAAGAAAGATTCCGGTGAAATTCTGGTTGAAGGAAAAAAAGTAGAGATCAATTCGCCTTATGATGCTTATAAATCCGGCATTGCACTGGTCCCTGAAGAACGAAAATCGGAAGGTCTTATGATGGAAATGACAATGGAATATAACAATGCATGTGCAAGCTTGGGTAAAACGTTAAATTTTTTGCATATGATTTCCTATAAAAAAGTAAAAAAGATGGCACATGATGCGATTAAAAAATTTGGGATAAATCCTCCGGATACAAAACGTAAAGCGAAATTGTACAGTGGGGGGAATCAACAGAAGATAGTCGTGAGTAAATGTATAGAAGCGGATCCTAAAATACTGCTGATTGATGAACCAACGCGGGGAGTGGATGTTGGGGCGAAAGAAGAAATTCACACAATACTAGACAAGATGGTCGGGGAAGGGAAAAGCATCATCATAGTTTCGTCCGAGTTGATTGAAATTTTAAAACTTAGTGACAGGGTATTAGTTATTCGCGAGGGGCGTATAGTATCAGAGTTGAACAGAGAAGAGGCAAGTCAGGAATCGATTATGCAATTTGCAATGGGGGGTAATATTCATGGGTAA
- a CDS encoding rhamnulokinase: MRQKKIMALDYGAGSMRNIIGSFNGSRLDFSEIMRQQNLPVKIGENLYWDIWMMYRFALESICKESDVYSLGIDTWGADLGLIDGRGKLLFFPLSYRDPKVQSSASEVFSAISDYELYQSNGTIIEDICPFVHLNYWKKHAPEYFAKAEKIQLMANLVGFLLSGEISFDNTAASPSGMYDLRQDGWNYTLMDKLGMPDILPETDPRPDIIGKVKAPLSSGEIPIMRICGHDTASALMAVPAKNRDRTIYISSGSWVMTGCFLREPVITREAFEAGLSNENGFNGEINFLRYSNGLYIIQECARDWLNKTNWNIDYDYLEEQAFAMHFEGMIDPDSAEFTYPGNMCEKVRTYLGKVGYSGSTEKEKIYAAVLNGIAHVSANTIRDLKRILGKEFDSVYVLGGGSKSPYLCHRIKMETHLNIYAGPVEASATGNICTQLIRQGEIKNTLEAAELLNNSIIIQEY; encoded by the coding sequence ATGCGCCAAAAGAAAATCATGGCCCTTGATTATGGAGCAGGGAGCATGAGAAATATCATAGGAAGTTTTAACGGAAGTCGTCTTGACTTCAGCGAGATAATGCGTCAACAAAATTTACCTGTGAAGATTGGAGAAAATCTGTATTGGGATATATGGATGATGTACCGTTTTGCGCTTGAGTCAATATGTAAAGAGAGTGATGTATATTCTCTGGGTATAGATACTTGGGGCGCAGATTTGGGCTTGATAGATGGCCGGGGAAAGCTGCTTTTTTTCCCCCTCAGCTACCGGGACCCAAAGGTACAGTCGTCTGCTTCGGAAGTTTTTTCCGCCATATCTGATTATGAGCTGTATCAAAGCAATGGCACAATAATTGAAGATATTTGTCCGTTTGTTCATCTGAATTACTGGAAAAAACACGCTCCGGAATATTTTGCAAAAGCAGAAAAAATACAGTTAATGGCAAATTTAGTGGGGTTTCTTTTAAGCGGAGAAATTTCCTTCGATAACACAGCAGCAAGTCCATCCGGCATGTATGATTTACGGCAGGACGGATGGAATTATACCTTGATGGATAAATTAGGCATGCCTGATATCTTGCCTGAAACAGATCCCCGGCCTGATATTATTGGAAAAGTTAAAGCGCCGTTATCATCCGGAGAAATCCCGATCATGCGGATATGCGGGCATGATACTGCATCCGCATTGATGGCCGTACCTGCGAAGAACCGCGATCGCACAATATATATTAGCAGCGGAAGTTGGGTCATGACGGGTTGTTTCCTTCGCGAACCTGTTATTACCCGAGAGGCGTTTGAAGCTGGTTTAAGCAACGAAAACGGGTTTAACGGGGAAATAAATTTTCTGCGTTATTCTAATGGGCTTTATATTATCCAGGAATGTGCCAGAGACTGGCTTAATAAAACAAATTGGAATATTGATTACGATTATCTCGAAGAACAGGCTTTTGCGATGCATTTTGAAGGGATGATAGATCCGGACAGCGCGGAGTTTACATATCCGGGCAATATGTGTGAAAAGGTAAGAACCTATTTAGGTAAAGTTGGGTATTCGGGGTCGACAGAAAAAGAAAAAATTTATGCTGCGGTTTTAAACGGCATTGCCCATGTTTCAGCAAATACCATTCGTGATCTGAAACGAATCCTTGGAAAAGAATTTGATAGTGTTTATGTATTGGGCGGAGGATCGAAAAGCCCCTATCTTTGTCATCGGATAAAAATGGAAACTCATCTGAATATTTACGCCGGCCCTGTAGAGGCTAGTGCGACAGGCAATATTTGTACCCAGCTAATACGGCAAGGGGAGATCAAGAACACTTTGGAAGCAGCGGAATTATTGAATAATTCAATAATAATACAGGAATATTGA
- a CDS encoding class II aldolase/adducin family protein — protein MCNFGNDYIRCKVINTGRLMFDRQLTDAGGGNISVKHNGLIYVTPMMAGEKLRWQLQPDDLIALNAETLEVVENDPTMLTRESMMHLGVYKAVPGVGAVLHAHPRYCLVYASANKTLDVYTENFEYFAGGPMVCIKEVAGTSPELAKEVISYFYSRRSEIADRAIGALIPNHGIVIAAKDLDEAFTLLDNAEVNAMVGLFSKLL, from the coding sequence ATGTGTAATTTCGGAAATGACTACATTCGGTGCAAGGTAATTAATACAGGCAGGCTGATGTTTGACCGTCAGCTTACGGACGCCGGTGGGGGTAATATAAGCGTTAAGCACAATGGGCTTATTTATGTGACTCCCATGATGGCGGGGGAAAAATTGCGATGGCAGCTTCAGCCGGATGATTTGATTGCGTTGAATGCCGAAACCCTCGAAGTAGTTGAGAATGATCCGACTATGTTAACCCGGGAAAGCATGATGCACCTGGGAGTGTATAAGGCAGTCCCCGGAGTGGGAGCCGTCCTGCATGCGCATCCGCGGTATTGTCTCGTTTATGCTTCAGCAAATAAGACACTGGACGTGTATACTGAAAATTTTGAATACTTTGCCGGTGGGCCTATGGTCTGTATAAAGGAAGTTGCCGGAACCTCTCCGGAACTTGCAAAGGAAGTAATTTCCTACTTCTACAGCCGCCGTTCGGAAATCGCCGATCGCGCAATTGGAGCGTTGATCCCAAATCACGGTATTGTAATTGCTGCAAAAGATCTTGATGAAGCATTTACCCTGCTGGATAATGCAGAAGTAAATGCCATGGTAGGTTTATTCTCGAAACTGCTGTAG